ACGCCTCCACGAAACGCGTGAGAGAGGAGCCGTCGCGGTGCCGCAGTACGACAGTCCCCTTCAGCGCCGCCACAGCTGGTCCCGGCGGGTCCTCGGCGAGCAGCTCCCGTGCCGCCCGCCCCACGACCTCCTCGGCCGTACGTCCCGTCAGCCGCCGGGCGCCCTCGCTCCACCCCGTCACCCTGCCTGAGGCATCGGTGGTCGCCGTAGCGGAGACGTGCTCCATATCGTCCAGGATGGTCCCTTTGCCGGACCGCATCAACCGAAACGGTGCAACCGGGCCCGCCCGTCACTGCCGGTGTGCGCGCAGGGCTTCGAGGGCGCGGTCGGCGTGGGTGTTCATGCGCAGCTCGCTGCGGACGACCTCCAGAACCGTACGGTCCTGGGCGATGACGAAGGTGACACGTTTGGTGGGAGCCAGGGAGAAGCCTCGCTTGACACCGAAGAGCTCGCGTATCTTGCCGTCGACATCGGACAGCAGGGGCATGCCGAGGGTGTGCCGTCCGGCGAACTCCTGCTGGCGTTCGACGGTGTCGCCGCTGATGCCCACCGGCCGGGCGCCGGCCGCGGCGAACTCGGCGGCGAGGTCGCGGAAGTGGCAGGCCTCCGCGGTGCAGCCGGCGGTCAGGGCGGCGGGGTAGAAGAAGAGGACGACCGGGCCGTCGGCGAGCAGCTCGGACAGCTTGCGGCTGGTGCCGGTCTCGTCCGGCAGCTCGAAGTCCTCGACGGTGTCACCGGTCTCCATCGCCTTGCTCATCCCTGGCCCTCCCCGTTCTTCGCGATGCTGCGTGCCCACAGCACGAGCGGCAGCTGCAGCGGCAGCCGTCCGAGGGCCGCCGCCTTCAGCGGTGCGGGCCGGTGGCGCCAGTCGGCGGCCATCTTGACGTTGGCGGGGAACACCCCGACGAAGAAGGCGGCCGTGGCGAGCGCGGCGGTCCGCCGGGTCTTCGGCAGCGCCAGACCGGCGGCGAGCGCGAGCTCCACGGCACCGCTCGCGTAGGTCCAGGTCCGGGGCGTGCCGGGCAGGGCTCGCGGGATGGTGGCGTCGTACGGACGTGGTGCGGCGAAGTGGGTGACGCCCGCGGTGGCCAGCAGGCCGGCGAGCAGCAGGGGTGAGCGTGGGGACCGTGACACGGTTCCTCCTCCTGGGGGCTGCCGCGCACATTACTGGACGGTACAAGCACCTCGTGCAGCGGCCTCCGCCCTTACCGGGAACGACGGCTGTGGGTGCCCGGGGTGTAGCCGAAGGAGCGGTGGAAGACGTCGATGAAAGCGCTCGCGGAGGACCAGCCGCAGCGGTGGGCGACGGTTGTGACGGGGACGTCGTCGGCCAGCATGCGCAGGGCGTGGTAGAGCCGCGACTGAGTGCGCCACTGCGGGAAGGTCATGCCGAACTCGCCGCGGAACAGTCGGCTGAGGGTGCGTTCCGAGGCCCCGATCGCGGCGCCGAGGGCGGCCAGGGTGCGCGGGTCGGCGGGGTCGGCGTGGACGAGCGCGCAGACCTCGGCCAGGCGGGGATCGGTGGGGGTGGGCAGCAGCAGGGGCTGCTGGGGCGAGGCGCGCAGCTGGTCGCGCAGGACGGCGAGCAGGCGGTGGCGTTCGGGGCTGTCGTCGGCGGGGTCGCGGGTGTAGGCGAGGATCAGCTCGCGCAGCAGCGGGCCGACGGCGAGGACGGTAGGGGCGTCCAGACCAAGTGGGTTGTCGTCGGCGGGGAGGCCGACCAGGTGCAGGTCGAGCCGGCCGTGGGCGCGGTGGGAGTGGGCGGTGCCCGCGGGAACCCAGATGGCGCGGGTACCGGGCGCGAACCAGGTGCCGGCATCGGTGGTGACCGCGAGGACGCCGGAGCCCGCGTAGACGATCTGGTGGTCGTCGTGCCGGTGGGCGTCGATGCGTGCGCCTGCGGCGAGGTGCTGGGCGCGCGTGGGCGCCGAAAGCGTGGGGCGAATCGCCCTTTGGCGGGTGTTCGACATCAATGGGCAGATTATCGAAAGCGGGCCAGACACGACTCCGGCGAGGCTCGTCCGGTGTCCAAGAATCGTTCCCTCACGCTGATGTCGCTCGGTCACGCCTGTGTGGACGTGTACCAGGGG
This portion of the Streptomyces canus genome encodes:
- a CDS encoding peroxiredoxin, with amino-acid sequence MSKAMETGDTVEDFELPDETGTSRKLSELLADGPVVLFFYPAALTAGCTAEACHFRDLAAEFAAAGARPVGISGDTVERQQEFAGRHTLGMPLLSDVDGKIRELFGVKRGFSLAPTKRVTFVIAQDRTVLEVVRSELRMNTHADRALEALRAHRQ
- a CDS encoding DoxX family protein, whose protein sequence is MSRSPRSPLLLAGLLATAGVTHFAAPRPYDATIPRALPGTPRTWTYASGAVELALAAGLALPKTRRTAALATAAFFVGVFPANVKMAADWRHRPAPLKAAALGRLPLQLPLVLWARSIAKNGEGQG
- a CDS encoding AraC family transcriptional regulator codes for the protein MSNTRQRAIRPTLSAPTRAQHLAAGARIDAHRHDDHQIVYAGSGVLAVTTDAGTWFAPGTRAIWVPAGTAHSHRAHGRLDLHLVGLPADDNPLGLDAPTVLAVGPLLRELILAYTRDPADDSPERHRLLAVLRDQLRASPQQPLLLPTPTDPRLAEVCALVHADPADPRTLAALGAAIGASERTLSRLFRGEFGMTFPQWRTQSRLYHALRMLADDVPVTTVAHRCGWSSASAFIDVFHRSFGYTPGTHSRRSR